One Chitinophagales bacterium genomic window carries:
- a CDS encoding dolichol-phosphate mannosyltransferase: protein MSDRLVIIPTYNEKENITAIVRKVFSLPLEFHVLVVDDQSPDGTANLVKMLMPEYPGKLFLEERKGGKQGLGTAYLHGFRWALQRSYQYIFEMDADFSHNPDDLIRLFNACANDNVDVVVGSRYARGGKIVNWPLSRILLSYFASLYVRMITFLPCKDTTAGFVVYRRKVLETIDLDKIRFVGYAFQIEMKFTAWKYGFRIAEIPITFVDRKLGVSKMSLAITEEAIKGVLLLKIDSICRKYKRKQ, encoded by the coding sequence GTGAGCGATCGTTTAGTCATTATACCTACCTATAACGAGAAGGAAAATATCACCGCCATCGTCCGGAAGGTGTTTTCGCTGCCACTTGAGTTTCACGTGCTTGTGGTGGACGATCAATCACCTGATGGGACAGCCAATCTGGTGAAAATGCTCATGCCTGAATATCCGGGTAAACTATTTCTGGAAGAGCGCAAAGGAGGCAAACAGGGGCTCGGCACCGCTTACCTTCATGGCTTCAGGTGGGCATTGCAACGCTCCTATCAATATATTTTTGAAATGGATGCCGACTTTTCACATAATCCCGATGATCTGATCCGCCTGTTTAATGCTTGTGCCAATGACAATGTGGATGTAGTCGTGGGTTCCCGCTATGCCAGAGGCGGCAAGATTGTAAATTGGCCTCTGAGCCGGATTCTGCTTTCTTACTTTGCCTCTCTTTACGTTCGGATGATTACCTTCTTACCCTGCAAAGACACTACTGCCGGTTTCGTAGTTTATCGCAGAAAGGTGCTGGAAACAATAGATCTGGATAAAATCCGGTTTGTAGGTTATGCTTTTCAGATTGAAATGAAGTTTACGGCATGGAAGTATGGTTTCAGGATTGCAGAAATCCCCATTACCTTTGTAGACCGTAAGCTGGGAGTTTCTAAAATGAGCCTGGCTATAACAGAGGAAGCTATTAAGGGAGTGTTGCTGTTAAAGATAGACAGTATATGTAGAAAATATAAGCGGAAACAATAA